The Thermococcus eurythermalis genomic sequence GGTGAGAAGGGAGAAGGAAAGTTTGAGGAGATAAGCTGGAGCGAAGCTTACAGAATAATCGCCGAGAAGATTAAGGAAATCAAGGAGACCTACGGCCCAGAGGCGATAGCCTTCCTCGGAAGCGAGAAGATAACCTTCGAGGAGAACTACCTCGTCCACAAGCTGTCTAAGGCGATAGGAACTAACCACCTCGACTTCCCGGGAAGGTACTGCCAGTACTCCAACAGCCCCGCGAGAACGGCCGTCTTCGGAAGCGCGGCTGCCACCAACCCCTTCGAGGACGTCGCCAAGGCAGAGCTGATAGTCATCTGGGGTCACAATCCAGCGGAGACCGCTCCCGTTTTCTTCGGCCAGTACATCGAGAAGGCCGTCCTCGACAACGGTGCCCAGATGGTCGTTATAGACCCGCGCGAGACGAGGGGCCACAAGTATGCAAGCATACACCTAAAGCCCTACCCGGGAACCGACCTCGCGATAGCCCTGGCCATGCTCAACGTCGTCATAAGCGAGGAGCTCTACGACAGGGACTTCGTCCAGGAGAGAACCGTTGGCTTCGAGGAGCTCAAGGAGGCCGTTAAGGAGTACACCCCCGAGTGGGCGGAGAAGATAAGTGGCGTTCCCGCCGAGGAGGTAAGGAAGGTCGCGAGGCTCTTCGCCACCAAGAGGACCGCTCTTCTCGTCAACGAGGGTCTCAACCAGCACGTCAACGGTTTCGAGTTCGCTCTCGCCCTCGCGAACCTCATAGCAATCACCGGCAACATCGGCAAGGAAGGCGTCTGGAGCGGTGTCTTCCCGGGAGCGCAGTGTGGATTCTGTGCGGCAATGAGCGGCATCGCCCCCAACAAGCTCCCGACAGGAAAGCTCGTTACCGACGAGGCCGCGAGGGCCGAGCTTGAGAGGCTCTGGGGCTTCAAGATACCCGACTGGGTCGGTCTTGACCTCACCAGCATGATACGCGAGATGGGCAACAAGATTAAGATGATGTACATCGTCGGCGGCAACATCGCCAAGTCTGCCCCGAACAGCAGGTGGGTTCGGGAGCAGCTCAAGAAGCTCGACTTCCTCGTTGTGCAGGACATATTCCTCACCGAGACGGCTAAATACGCCGACATAGTCCTCCCGGCCGCGGCCTGGTTCGAGAAAACTGGAACCGCTATAAGCGCCGAGAGAAGGGTTCAGAGGAGCTACAAGGCCGCCAATCCGCCTGGGGAGGCCAAGCCCGACTGGCTCATCCTGGTTGAGCTCGCCAAGGAGCTCGGCCTCGGCGAGTACTTCAAGTACGAGCACCCCGATGAAATCCTCAGGGAGATAAACAGCGTCATTCCGATGTTCAAGGGCGCGACTCCAGAATACCTCGCCGAGCACCCCGAGGGATGCTTCTTCCCGTGCACAGAGCCCGGCGAGGGAACGAAGGTCCTCTTCAAGAAGGGCTTCAAGACGGCAGATGGAAAGGCACACCTCCAGCCCGTCAAGTGGCGCGAGCCGCCCGAGATGCCCGACGAGGAGTACCCGCTCTGGCTCACAAACTTCAGGCAGGTCGGTCACTGGCACACCGGAACAATGTCCTTTGAGAGCCCCAGCCTGAAGAAGCGCTGGCCCGAGGAGTACGTCATGATTAACCCGAAGGACGCCGAGAAGTACGGCATAAAGAGCGGAGACCTCGTCAAGGTCGAGACCAGACGCGGAAGCGTTCTCGTCAGGGCAGAGGTTACCGAGCACGTCAGGGAGGGCGTCATAGCGATGCCGAACCACTGGAACATCAACGTCCTGACCCTTGAGGTTACCCACGAGAAGACCAAGATGGCCGAGCTCAAGGCCGTCGCGGCCAGGGTTAGGAAGGTGGAGGAGTGAGGTGGTTGGAATGAGCAAGAAGATTTTCCTCGACTATAAGCGCTGTATCGGCTGTAAGGCCTGTGAAGTGGCCTGTGAAATGACGCACGGCGAGGCAAGGATAAGGGTCTTCGAGTTCCCCGACCTCTTCACCGTCCCCTTCAACTGCCGCCACTGTGAGAAGGCACCCTGTATGAACGTCTGTCCGACGGGGGCGCTCTTCAGGGACGAGGACGGCGCGGTGGCCTTCGACCCCCTCAAGTGTATCGGCTGTCTCATGTGTGCCGTCGCCTGTCCCTTCGGAGTTCCGAAGCTCGACGAGGAGAACAAGATTATGGACAAGTGCGACCTCTGTGCCGACAGAAGGGCAGAGGGTCTGCTTCCGGCCTGTGTCTCGGCATGCCCAACTGAGGCCCTCAAGTTCGGTGAGATAAACGAGATACTCTGGAACAGGGAAGGGAAGATAGTTGCCAACCTGAAGGGCTCGGCCGAGAAGGGAGAGGGCGAGAAGGCCTACATCGTCCTCTGACCTTATTTTTTTGCGAGGGAAACCTAGGGTTAAAAACCAAGGGGTGATGGTGATGATTGAACTGGTGCTAATTTCAGCGCTCATCCCCTTCGCGCTCCTGCTCATCTGGAAGCTCGAAGGAAAA encodes the following:
- the fdhF gene encoding formate dehydrogenase subunit alpha, whose product is MDVAEKLVPVVCPWCSVGCRFYAVSVNGYIRRIEFDYDHPTVNRGKLCPKGVASYQFINSSKRLKKPLKRVGEKGEGKFEEISWSEAYRIIAEKIKEIKETYGPEAIAFLGSEKITFEENYLVHKLSKAIGTNHLDFPGRYCQYSNSPARTAVFGSAAATNPFEDVAKAELIVIWGHNPAETAPVFFGQYIEKAVLDNGAQMVVIDPRETRGHKYASIHLKPYPGTDLAIALAMLNVVISEELYDRDFVQERTVGFEELKEAVKEYTPEWAEKISGVPAEEVRKVARLFATKRTALLVNEGLNQHVNGFEFALALANLIAITGNIGKEGVWSGVFPGAQCGFCAAMSGIAPNKLPTGKLVTDEAARAELERLWGFKIPDWVGLDLTSMIREMGNKIKMMYIVGGNIAKSAPNSRWVREQLKKLDFLVVQDIFLTETAKYADIVLPAAAWFEKTGTAISAERRVQRSYKAANPPGEAKPDWLILVELAKELGLGEYFKYEHPDEILREINSVIPMFKGATPEYLAEHPEGCFFPCTEPGEGTKVLFKKGFKTADGKAHLQPVKWREPPEMPDEEYPLWLTNFRQVGHWHTGTMSFESPSLKKRWPEEYVMINPKDAEKYGIKSGDLVKVETRRGSVLVRAEVTEHVREGVIAMPNHWNINVLTLEVTHEKTKMAELKAVAARVRKVEE
- a CDS encoding 4Fe-4S dicluster domain-containing protein, with amino-acid sequence MSKKIFLDYKRCIGCKACEVACEMTHGEARIRVFEFPDLFTVPFNCRHCEKAPCMNVCPTGALFRDEDGAVAFDPLKCIGCLMCAVACPFGVPKLDEENKIMDKCDLCADRRAEGLLPACVSACPTEALKFGEINEILWNREGKIVANLKGSAEKGEGEKAYIVL